A region of the Ranitomeya imitator isolate aRanImi1 chromosome 10, aRanImi1.pri, whole genome shotgun sequence genome:
tccgggaatacaggGAGCTCCGGGAATACAGGGGCATCGGGAATACTGGGGGCATCGGGAATACAGGGAgctccgggaatactgggggctccgggaatactgggggcGCCGGGAATACAGGGGCATCGGGAATACAGGGGCATCGGGAATACTGGGGGCATCGGGAATACAGGGAgctccgggaatactgggggcgccgggaatacagggagctccgggaatactgggggcGCCGGGAATACTGGGGGTTCAgggaatactgggggctccgggaatactgggggctccgggaatactgggggctccgggaatactgggggctccgggaatacagggagctccgggaatactgggggcGCCGAgaatactgggggctccgggaatactgggggctccgggaatactgggggctccAGGAATATAGGGAgctccgggaatactgggggctccgggaatactgggggctccgggaatacagggggctccgggaatactgaGTGCTCCGGGAATACTGGGAGTtccgggaatactgggggctccgggaatacagggggctccgggaatactgggggctccgggaatacagggggctccgggaatactgaGTGCTCCGGGAATACTGGGAgctccgggaatactgggggctccgggaatacagggggctccgggaatacagggggctccgggaatacaggggcatcgggaatactgggggctccgggaatacagggggctccgggaatacaggGGGCTCTGGGAATACAGGGGGATCCGGGAATACAGGGGCATCGGGAATACTGGGAGCTCCGGGAATacagggggctccgggaatacagggagctccgggaatactgggggctccgggaatactgggAGGTCCGGGAAAACTGGGAGCTCCGGGAATACAGGGGCATCGGGAATTCTGGGGGCTCCGGGAACACAGGGGGCTCCGGGATTACTGAGAGCTCCGGGAATACAGGGGGCGCCGGGAATACAGGGGGCGCTGGGAATACTGGGGGCTCCGAgaatactgggggctccgggaaCACTGGGGGCGccgggaatactgggggctccgggaacacagggggctccgggaatactgagagctccgggaatactgggggctccgggaatactgggggctccgggaatactgagagctccgggaatactgggggctccgggaatacagggggctccgggaatactgggggctccgggaatactgggggctccgggaatacagggggctccgggaatacaggGGGCTCCGTGAATACTGGGAGCTCCGGGACTacagggggctccgggaatacagggggctccgggaatacagggagctccggtaatacagggggctccgggaatactgggggctccgggaatactgggggctccgggaatactgggggctccATGAATACTGGGAGCTCCGGGAATACAGGGGGCTCCGGGAGTACAGGGGGCTCCGGGAACACTGGGGGCGCCGGGAACACTGGGGGCGCCGGGAACactgggggctccgggaatactgggggctccgggaacactgggggctccgggaatactgggggctccgggaatactgagagctccgggaatactgggggctccgggaatacagggggctccgggaatactgagagctccgggaatactgggggctccgggaatactgggggctccgggaatactgggggctccgggaatactgggagctccgggaatactgggggctccgggaGTACAGGGGGCTACGGGAATACTGGGGGCTAcgggaatactgggggctccgggaatacagggggctccgggaatacagggggctccgggaatactgggggctccgggaatactgggggctccgggaatactgggggctccgggaatactgggggctccgTGAATACTGGGAGCTCCGGGAATACAGGGGGCTCCGGGAGTacagggggctccgggaatacagggggctccgggaatactgggggctccgggaatactgggggctccgggaatacagggggctccgggaatacagggggctccgggaatactgggggctccgggaatactgggggctccgggaatactgggggctccgggaatactgagagctccgggaatacagggggctccgggaatactgggggctccgggaatacaggGGGCTCCGTGAATACTGAGAGCTCTGGGAATacagggggctccgggaatactgagagctccgggaatacagggggcttcgggaatacagggggctccgggaatactgagagctccgggaatacagggggctccgggaatactgggggctccgggaatactgggggctccgggaatacagggggctccgggaatacagggggctccgggaatactgggggctccgggaatactgggggctccgggaatacagggggctccgggaatacaggGGGCTCTGGGAATACTGGGGGCTCTGGGAATACAGGGGGCTCTgggaatactgggggctccgggaatactgggggctccgggaatactgggggcATCGGGAACACTGGGGGCTCTgggaatactgggggctccgggaatactgggggcATCGGGAACACTGGGGGCTCTgggaatactgggggctccgggaatactgggggctccgggaatactgggggctccgggaatacagggggctccgggaatactgggagctccgggaatacagggggctccgggaatactgagatctccgggaatacagggggctccgggaatactgggggctccgggaatactgggggctccgggaatacagggggctccgggaatacagggggctccgggaatactgggagctccgggaatacagggggctccgggaatactgagatctccgggaatactgggggctccgggaacactggggggctccgggaatactgggggctccgggaatactgggggctccgggaatactgggggctccgggaatactgagagctccgggaatacagggggctccgggaatactgggggctccgggaatattgagagctccgggaatactgggggctccgggaatactgggaactccgggaatactgggggctccgggaatactgggggctccgggaatattgagagctccgggaatactgggggctccgggaatactgggAACTCCGGGAATACTGAGAgctccgggaatactgggggctccgtgaatacagggggctccgggaatactgaGAGCTCCGGGAATACTGAGGGCTCCGTGAATACAGGGGGCTCCGGGAACACAGGGGGCTCCGTGAATacagggggctccgggaatacagggggctctgggaatactgggggctccgggaatactgaGAGCTCCGTGAATACAGGGGGCTCCGGGAACACAGGGGGCTCCGTgaatactgggggctccgggaatactgggggctctgggaatactgggggctccgggaatactgggggctccgggaacacagggggctccgggaatactgggggctccgggaatacagggggctctgggaatactgggggctccgggaatactgggggctccgggaacacagggggctccgggaatactgggggctccgggaatacagggggctccgggaatactgaGAGCTCCGGGAATACTGAGGGCTCCGGGAATacagggggctccgggaatacagggggctccgggaatacagggggctccgggaatactgaGGGCTCCGGGAACACAGGGGGCTCCGGGAACacagggggctccgggaatacagggggctccgggaatacagggggctctgggaatactgggggctccgggaatactgggggctccgggaacacagggggctccgggaatactgggggctccgggaatactgggggctccgggaatacaggGGGCTCCGGGAACACAGGGAgctccgggaatactgggggctccgggaatactgggggctccgggaatacagggggctccgggaatactgggggctccgggaatacagggggctccgggaatacagggggctccgggaatacagggggctccgggaatacagggggctccgggaatacagggggctccgggaatactgggggctccgggaatactgggggctccgggaaCACAGGGGGCTCCGTGAATacagggggctccgggaatacagggggctctgggaatacagggggctccgggaatactgggggctccgggaatactgggggctccgggaatacagggggctccgggaatactgggggctccgggaatacaggGGGCTCCTCCTCGCCACCCTCCAGTATCAGAACAGCAGGCACTGAGTTCGCTCCGCTCTCAGCCCCAGTGCGACACCTCGCGTCCACTGTTCTGCTGCCGCAGTAGCTCCGCCCACTCTGCGGCTAGCCAATGACAACAAGATTGGAGAACAAACAAGTGCGGCAATTGGCCATCGAGGTGGGCGGAGTTTCAGATAGCGCTCCACAATTGGCTACTGCGAGGTCACTTGACATTGTGTGTGGGCGTGACTGCACCGGATTTGTTGACGTTTGAACATTTGTAGTCTGAGTCACTCCGCTTTTGCGGCCTGGAATACTTGGGACGATGCCGGTGTACGAGTGCGCGGTGTGTCGCCGGACTGTATTCTGTGGTCGCAGGAAACATGTCTATGAGAAAGGTCACCGGCAGCGGCTGACGTGTGTGCTCCGTGCCTTCAGCGATAAGGTGACGTATATAGAGGAAATGGCGGCTCGGCTGATACATGTATGTGCCATTGTATGTGTCACAGCCTACAGTACTGGAAGCACCAGTGCAAGGGGAAGCCAGGTACAATGCAGCCAATCAGGATACAGCTTTCAGTCTCCCCAAGTGCTGTAGAAAATAAGAGCTGTGGTGTGATTGGCTGtttgtgactgtgctgccccaggatggctgccctgcggcacagtatcccgtacagcgctgtgtcacactgtccgtatactgcgccgtgtgctgacacttctcctgtttgtgtctgtcccggctgtgagcggtctctgtgactgtgctgccccaggatggctgccctgcggcacagtatccgatacagcgctgtgtcacaccgtccgtatactgcgccgtgtgctgacacttctcctgtttgtgtctgtcccggctgtgagcggtctctgtgactgtgctgccccaggatggctgccctgcggcacagtatcccatacagcgctgtgtcacaccgtccgtatactgcgccgtgtgctgacacttctcctgtttgtgtctgtcccggctgtgagcggtctctgtgactgtgctgccctaggatggctgccctgcggcacagtatcccatacagggctgtgtcacactgtccgtatactgcgccgtgtgctgacacttctcctgtttgtgtctgtcccggctgtgagcggtctctgtgactgtgctgccctaggatggctgccctgcggcacagtatcccatacagcgctgtgtcacactgtccgtatactgcgccgtgtgctgacacttctcctgtttgtgtctgtcctggttgtgagcggtctctgtgactgtgctgccccaggatggctgccctgcggcacagtatccgatacagcgctgtgtcacactgtccgtatactgcgccgtgtgctgacacttctcctgtttgtgtctgtcccggctgtgagcggtctctgtgactgtgctgccccaggatggctgccctgcggcacagtatcccgtacagcgctgtgtcacaccgtccgtatactgcgccgtgtgctgacacttctcctgtttgtgtctgtcccggctgtgagcggtctctgtgactgtgctgccccaggatggctgccctgcggcacagtatcccatacagcgctgtgtcacactgtccgtatactgcgccgtgtgctgacacttctcctgtttgtgtctgtcccggctgtgagcggtctctgtgactgtgctgccccaggatggctgccctgcggcacagtatccgatacagggctgtgtcacactgtccgtatactgcgccgtgtgctgacacttctcctgtttgtgtctgtcctggttgtgagcggtctctgtgactgtgctgccccaggatggctgccctgtggcacagtatcccatacagggctgtgtcacactgtccgtatactgcgccgtgtgctgacacttctcctgtttgtgtctgtcccggctgtgagcggtctctgtgactgtgctgccccaggatggctgccctgcggcacagtatcccatacagcgctgtgtcacactgtccgtatactgcgccgtgtgctgacacttctcctgtttgtgtctgtcccagctgtgagcggtctctgtgactgtgctgccccagtatggctgccctgcggcacattatcccatacagcgctgtgtcacaccgtccgtatactgcgccgtgtgctgacacttctcctgtttgtgtctgtcccggctgtgagcggtctctgtgactgtgctgccccaggatggctgccctgcggcacagtatccgatacagcgctgtgtcacaccgtccgtatactgcgccgtgtgctgacacttctcctgtttgtgtctgtcccggctgtgagcggtctctgtgactgtgctgccccaggatggctgccctgcggcacagtatcccgtacagcgctgtgtcacaccgtccgtatactgcgccgtgtgctgacacttctcctgtttgtgtctgtcccggctgtgagcggtctctgtgactgtgctgccctaggatggctgccctgcggcacagtatcccatgcagggctgtgtcacactgtccgtatactgcgccgtgtgctgacacttctcctgtttgtgtctgtcccggctgtgagcggtctctgtgactgtgctgccctaggatggctgccctgcggcacagtatcccatacagcgctgtgtcacactgtccgtatactgcgccgtgtgctgacacttctcctgtttgtgtctgtcccggctgtgagcggtctctgtgactgtgctgccctaggatggctgccctgcggcacagtatcccatacagcgctgtgtcacactgtccgtatactgcgccgtgtgctgacacttctcctgtttgtgtctgtcctggttgtgagcggtctctgtgactgtgctgccccaggatggctgccctgcggcacagtatccgatacagcgctgtgtcacactgtccgtatactgcgccgtgtgctgacacttctcctgtttgtgtctgtcccggctgtgagcggtctctgtgactgtgctgccccaggatggctgccctgcggcacagtatcccgtacag
Encoded here:
- the LOC138652214 gene encoding uncharacterized protein; this encodes MEPPVFPEPPVFPEPPVFPEPPVLPELPVFPEPPVFPEPPVVPELPVFTEPPVFPEPPVFPEPPVFPEPPVFPEPPPPVFPAPPVFPEPPVFSEPPVFPAPPVFPAPPVFPELSVIPEPPVFPEPPEFPMPLYSRSSQFSRTSQYSRSPQYSRSSLYSRSPLYSRSSQYSRCPCIPGSPCIPRAPCIPGAPCIPGAPSIPDAPVFPEPPVFPEPPVFPEPPVFPELPVFPEHSVFPEPPVFPEPPVFPEPPVFPEPPVFPELPVFPEHSVFPEPPVFPEPPVFPEPPVFPELPIFLEPPVFPEPPVFPEPPVFSAPPVFPELPVFPEPPVFPEPPVFPEPPVFPEPPVFPEPPVFPAPPVFPELPVFPAPPVFPELPVFPMPPVFPMPLYSRCPCIPGAPSIPGAPSIPGAPCIPDAPSIPDAPVFPELPVFPEPPVVIGKLQFWPEV
- the LOC138652215 gene encoding collagen alpha-1(VIII) chain-like, translated to PGIQGAPGIQGAPGILGAPGILGAPGIQGAPGIQGALGILGALGIQGALGILGAPGILGAPGILGGAPGTQGAPGIQGAPGIQGALGILGYQNSRH